A genomic region of Thunnus maccoyii chromosome 13, fThuMac1.1, whole genome shotgun sequence contains the following coding sequences:
- the LOC121910000 gene encoding histone H1-like: MCFISPAPCPLLEQTVRETNSRLHTKMAEEAPATAPAKAAPKAPKKKSAPRPKKDGPSLNKLIIGAVAESKERKGLSVAALKKILATKGVDVVKANKRINTAVTKLVTKGTLTQTKGTGASGSFKLAKETKPAKPVKKVVKKKAAVKAKKPAAKKPAAAKKPKTAAAKKTAAAKKSPKKVKKPAAAKKAAKSPKKAAKSPKKVVKKAPAAKKAPAKKVAKPKAKKAAPKKK, from the coding sequence ATGTGCTTTATAAGTCCCGCCCCGTGCCCTCTGCTCGAACAGACAGTCCGCGAGACAAATAGCAGACTACACACGAAAATGGCAGAGGAAGCTCCAGCAACGGCCCCGGCGAAAGCTGCCCCTAAAGCCCCGAAGAAGAAGAGCGCTCCCCGGCCGAAGAAGGACGGACCCAGCCTCAACAAGCTGATCATCGGCGCTGTGGCGGAGTCCAAGGAGCGGAAAGGGCTGTCGGTGGCGGCGCTCAAGAAGATTCTGGCGACCAAAGGCGTCGATGTCGTGAAAGCTAACAAACGCATCAATACTGCGGTCACGAAGCTGGTGACTAAAGGCACTCTGACCCAGACTAAAGGGACAGGGGCCTCCGGCTCCTTCAAGCTCGCCAAGGAGACCAAACCCGCCAAGCCGGTCAAGAAAGTGGTGAAGAAGAAAGCCGCCGTCAAAGCCAAGAAGCCCGCAGCCAAGAAACCCGCAGCGGCCAAGAAGCCCAAGACAGCGGCAGCTAAGAAGACAGCAGCCGCTAAGAAATCCCCCAAGAAGGTTAAGAAGCCCGCAGCGGCCAAGAAAGCAGCCAAGAGCCCCAAGAAGGCCGCCAAGAGCCCCAAGAAAGTGGTGAAAAAGGCTCCTGCAGCTAAGAAAGCTCCTGCAAAGAAGGTCGCCAAACCCAAAGCCAAGAAGGCAGCACCCAAGAAGAAGTGA
- the LOC121910008 gene encoding histone H3 → MARTKQTARKSTGGKAPRKQLATKAARKSAPATGGVKKPHRYRPGTVALREIRRYQKSTELLIRKLPFQRLVREIAQDFKTDLRFQSSAVMALQEASEAYLVGLFEDTNLCAIHAKRVTIMPKDIQLARRIRGERA, encoded by the coding sequence ATGGCAAGAACCAAGCAGACCGCTCGTAAATCCACCGGAGGCAAAGCCCCCAGGAAGCAGCTGGCCACCAAGGCTGCCCGTAAGAGCGCCCCGGCCACCGGCGGCGTGAAGAAGCCTCACCGTTACAGGCCCGGTACCGTGGCTCTGAGAGAGATCCGTCGCTACCAGAAATCCACCGAGCTGCTGATCCGCAAGCTGCCCTTCCAGCGCCTGGTGAGGGAGATCGCTCAGGACTTCAAGACCGACCTGCGCTTCCAGAGCTCCGCTGTCATGGCTCTGCAGGAGGCCAGCGAGGCTTACCTGGTCGGCCTGTTCGAGGACACCAACCTGTGCGCCATCCACGCCAAGAGGGTCACCATCATGCCCAAAGACATCCAGCTGGCCCGCCGCATCCGCGGAGAGAGAGCTTAA
- the LOC121910010 gene encoding histone H2A-like has product MSGRGKTGGKARAKAKTRSSRAGLQFPVGRVHRLLRKGNYAERVGAGAPVYLAAVLEYLTAEILELAGNAARDNKKTRIIPRHLQLAVRNDEELNKLLGGVTIAQGGVLPNIQAVLLPKKTEKPAKK; this is encoded by the coding sequence ATGAGTGGTAGAGGAAAAACCGGAGGCAAAGCCCGCGCTAAGGCAAAGACCCGCTCCTCCAGGGCCGGGCTTCAGTTCCCAGTCGGTCGTGTTCACAGGCTGCTGAGGAAGGGCAACTATGCGGAGCGTGTCGGTGCCGGAGCCCCCGTCTACCTGGCGGCTGTGCTGGAGTACCTGACCGCTGAGATCCTGGAGCTGGCTGGAAACGCTGCCCGCGACAACAAGAAGACCAGGATCATCCCCCGTCACCTGCAGCTGGCTGTCCGCAACGACGAGGAGCTCAACAAGCTGCTGGGCGGAGTGACCATCGCTCAGGGCGGCGTGCTGCCCAACATCCAGGCTGTGCTGCTGCCCAAGAAGACCGAGAAGCCCGCCAAGAAGTAA
- the LOC121910017 gene encoding histone H2B 3-like, whose product MPDPVKAPKKGSKKAVSKATKTGKKKRKTRKESYAIYVYKVLKQVHPDTGISSKAMGIMNSFVGDIFERIAGEASRLAHYNKRSTITSREIQTAVRLLLPGELAKHAVSEGTKAVTKYTSSK is encoded by the coding sequence ATGCCTGATCCAGTCAAAGCCCCGAAGAAAGGCTCCAAGAAAGCCGTGTCTAAAGCCACCAAGACCggcaagaagaagagaaagacccGCAAGGAGAGCTACGCTATCTACGTGTACAAGGTGCTGAAGCAGGTCCACCCCGACACCGGCATCTCCTCCAAGGCCATGGGCATCATGAACTCCTTTGTGGGGGACATCTTTGAGCGCATCGCCGGTGAGGCTTCCCGCCTTGCTCACTACAACAAGCGCTCCACCATCACCTCCAGGGAGATCCAGACCGCCGTCCGCCTGCTGCTGCCCGGTGAGCTGGCCAAACACGCCGTGTCTGAGGGCACCAAGGCCGTCACCAAGTACACCAGCTCCAAGTAA
- the LOC121909987 gene encoding tumor necrosis factor receptor superfamily member 14-like, whose amino-acid sequence MTLRRKPLTAATLMIIILKVFIGQILACHPAEYLTAGRCCPRCLAGSRVKTDCTEFRSTSCLPCTDGTYMNHPTGLKQCFTCGNCDAGSGLQIKTSCTSTSNTVCQPLEGFYCMDSTEDGCVRALKHTSCQPGQYIRQKGTALRDTECTDCSDGTFSDGTFTSCQPHTQCESLKLQLIKPGTDSTDAECGEQSSHVTTTVICVIVVLFSLIGIAGLVYFRKKKSEKKGNADISRQEKTNGEMSVRLTRCQTVSEKKENADIPIQVCLLSLFDTVMNVL is encoded by the exons ATGACTTTGAGAAGAAAACCTTTGACAGCTGCAACTTTGATG ATAATAATACTGAAAGTCTTCATTGGACAGATCCTCGCATGTCATCCAGCAGAGTACCTAACAGCAGGAAGATGCTGTCCTAGATGTCTTGCTG GAAGTCGAGTTAAAACAGATTGTACAGAGTTCAGAAGTACATCCTGTCTGCCCTGCACTGATGGAACCTACATGAATCATCCCACTGGACTTAAACAGTGTTTCACCTGTGGAAACTGTGATGCAG GTTCTGGTCTGCAGATAAAGACATCATGTACATCAACATCAAATACAGTTTGTCAACCACTGGAGGGATTCTACTGTATGGACTCCACAGAGGACGGCTGTGTGAgagcactgaaacacacaagctgTCAACCAGGACAATACatcagacaaaaag gAACAGCTCTCAGGGACACTGAGTGCACTGACTGCAGTGATGGAACATTTTCAGATGGGACAtttacatcttgtcaaccacacacaca ATGTGAATCACTAAAGCTTCAGCTGATCAAACCAGGAACTGATTCAACTGATGCTGAATGTGGAGAACAAAGTTCACATGTGACAACAACTGTGATCTGTGTGATTGTGGtgcttttttcattaattgGCATAGCTGGGTTAGTTTACTTCAGAAAGAAGAAATCAG aAAAAAAGGGGAATGCAGACATTTCTAGACAG gaaaaaacaaatggaGAAATGTCAGTGAGGCTAACCAGATGCCAGACAGTATCAG aaaaaaaagaaaatgcagacATTCCCATACAGGTATGTTTGTTGTCTCTTTTTGATACTGTAATGAATGTACTTTAG